The Struthio camelus isolate bStrCam1 chromosome W, bStrCam1.hap1, whole genome shotgun sequence sequence ATATTAACACAGATTCAATGATGATGAGCTTTGGTCCCACAGAGGTAGCTTATTTCATGGTGGGGCTTGTCTGCACAGAGAAACTAAACTTTGCTTTTTCTAGTTCCTGAACTAACAGCCATCAACAGTCTTTTTAGAGTCTAAACTCCAGGAAGCTGGTGGTTGTTCCTGACATCTTAAAATGTTTCAGGCCACTCGTGTTCTACAAAATAtgctactttttttgtttgtttgttttccctaatTATCACCCGAACACTCTAGCTATAACCTGTTTCTGCCTTCAGAAACTTTTTATGCCTAAAAGAACAGCCATAAATGGGGTCAGACCAAAGGCCCACCTGGCCTAGTATCCTGTGTGTTAGTGGCCTATAGTAGATGGTTGTGGAACAGTATATGAGGAGGATATGCACATTGGTGATAATTCCTGCCATTTTCTAACGTTCTAGCTACATGTGATTTAGGACCTTCtgagtttaggttttttttgttgttgttctcatAGCCCTTGGAACTCTGCTGATCTCCAGGTTGCAAAAAGTTGGCATTGTGAAAAAGTCCAAATTGGCTTATGTTGTAAATATGCCAAAGTTATTTAACCTTAGTTTCaattcatttttaacagaaatgattAGTTTTTCAAAGCTTAAGGTTCATTATTAGTCTAGTTCTAAAGAGGCTGTGGCAGTCATTAGGTTATTAGACTCAGCATGTCTCTAAACAGCAGCACATAGTTGTGCTTTCCAGCATTTAGTCCATTCATCATgtgtgttttctaaaaaaaaaaaaaaagaagtcagagaTGTATTGTTCAGATGAGACCTACAGAGGTGATTGATACTAGCAGGATTAAAAGTGAGGAGTTTAATGGAAATAAAAGATAGAATGTGAAATTTATATGCAGTCACTAACTTGTTGACCCTCTTCAACTACTGTTGGTCAAAGCAAGCATTATTAGAATGTAATGTTTACAAATTTTATGAGGAATTAACTCTCCAGTGTTTTTCTTTGATGTTGTTACCTTTGATATTGACATGGCTTAAAACACAGGGAACAGAACTGATGACACTGCATTAATAAATTTGatactttttcaaaaaagtgtggtctttattttgatttgaaattCTCAAGCATCATCTCTAAGCACATAATCTGTGTATATGTAAACTATAGCCAAATATATCTAACAAAATCTAGAGAAGTCCCAGCATGCACTCGGAAATAAAAGCTAATGAAGCCTCAGGCCAAAAGTGAGATTTTTAGCTGCTTTGGTAGGTGGCACAGTACTGTGCAtgtctgagaaagaaaaagagcaagcttACCACTGCTCCTTTTGGAAATAACTGACAGTCCCTTGTGCCAAAAAGAACATACCTCTTCATCATTCTTCATTAGCTTTACTAAGTGCTTCTAAACCCTATTAAGAATACTTACGTGTGGTTTAACTCTGTATTTTGTGCTTACTGTTGGCTGGCTAGTAAAACATCAGATATGTTGACTCCTTCATTAACCTAAGTTACAAGACCATGTCCCTAAAATTATTGACAAGCATAGTCACCATAGTGTTAAGGTACTTCCTGTTAATGAGATCAACTTGACCATCCAGTTACCAGAGGAAAGCTAACAACTTTGATATGCTGGCACTATGGAGGGAATTAACAGGAATTTTAGAGAACTATATTGACCAAAAGCCTAGGTTTGAGAATTAAGATCATTTTAAAGTGTATTAAATTAACTAAAATTCATTACATCGAAAGCATAATTGTGTCTTCAAGAAAAAAGTcaacttaaaaaattattttgcggAAGTTATTCATCTAGCTAGAAAACCTCTGACCTAAAATGATCTAAAGAATAACTGAGGAAcagcaactgtttaaaaaaaaaaaaaacaaacccttgtCATTAGTAATATATCTCTTTTTTCACTAAATCCAAACAGATTTTTAACAGTGGTTTGTCATAATTAAGCCTATTTGAATaattctgcaaaaataaacatagctttaatattaatttattgcacacacacactatatgtaTAGCAATTGTTtgtgttttctattaaaatatttatccaCTGGCAATAACTGTACATTACAATTGTTTATTTATTATGACTGCTACTGCTGCCTGGTGGCATCCAGGAACCTGGCTGAAAAGTACTTGCAGTGCTTGATGGATCTTGGGAAGGCTCTTTCTTTCCATAGTAAGGGGCTGATGCATGGCCCTTAACATGAGTATGAACTGGTTCAGCAACAAGTCCCTCTTTGTATTCCTTGGCCTGAAGGAGCTTGTCCTTTTCAGATACATCtctgattttttgtttcatttcttctctgtaattTTCATTCTTAAGAATctcctaaaaaaagaaacacagtagAAAAAGATAAttagataaaacagaaataaatgcagtGTACAATATTGGAGTAAAACATGTAAGCGGTCCTTATTTTTCTTGACTTCATACTCCACATTTTAAGGTAAGCAGGTAAAATAGAATGAGGCAAAATTAACTGTTTTTGTACAACTTCAATTTTAGCTCTAGTTTAAAATACTCTTAATGTTCTGATCATAGTATCAAAAATCGCATTGTGATGTCCCAATTTCACTATTCTGTTggattaaaagggaaaaatgattaAATAGTCATTGTCACATGTGAAAATGCATTGAAATCAGGTTACATTTTACACTGTTTTCCACGTAGAACTTCCTACTATTTATCCCTATAACTCAGTATACCTAATGAGTTTAGATATCTGTGACTGAGGCCCAGTTTTGGGCAGCACAGATGTGATGAGAACGCTAAGCATATTAATGTTTACACTAGCTGTATATTAACTCTAGGTTAATCTACTATACATATTAGCTAAATAATTGTAGTGCATTCGTAAAGGGTATAAAGTCATGCTTATTGCCTCTGTACAGGTAAAAGAAATTCAAACAAAAGTGACCCAGCAGAGGACAGAGGTTTACCTCCATGCCTGCTAAACTGAAAAAACTGTCTGATGCATGTTTCCATTGgaaagccaaaggaaagaaaaaaaaaaaaagagatctataTTCAGAGTGGGCTTCTACAAATTGTTGACTCTACTAAATGAAACACTGTACTGAAATATAGTTTTGTACAGGTTAAAGCTGGAAATTTACTAATAAAGATGACTAGTGAACTGCAATTTGGCTACTTCCACAGAGAAATGTTGAGGCTATGAGTTGAAGCCAGTGTGATTACTGACTTGTCCACTGgaatagcagaaaaaaagctattagTAGACCCTGCTGTCTTGCTTAGAGGAAAACACAAAGAACTACGAaagtaaatacaaacaaaagaaaaaggccaCCAAAAATACTGAGGTTTGTCCTTCATCTGTTAGCATGTTTCCTAGTGGAAGGGTGATGTGCACGTATGGCAAACAAAACATCTTCATGCTTTGAGTGGGCAGATAGTGAAGattattagaaagaaaagaagaaaagtggtATGAATTTTTATAATACTTTGACCCAAATATAACTTAGCTGTTACCAACACCATGTTGTGAGGGAGCTGCTGATAGCCACATTTAGAATTGCGATACATAAGACAAAAAGGCTGAACAGCCTTCTCCAGGTTACAAGTACACGGCAGAGATAGGGAAAAATTAGACTTgtagaccccccccctcccccttctctgaGCAGAAGACCATGGAATTATTTTAGGAATGGTATTAAAATACATGCAATATTGCCATGAGTTGACATAACAAGTATGTACAACATTTAAGAACATACAcaaaaagtatttaaagaaaagctCATCATAGAGgtattatgaaaataaacatctttttcttcattcataATTGCCTCTATATCTAAATTCACAGATATACCGAACAGAGGCAAAACACTTTATATACTATGGTATGAAGACATGCAAAGAGCAGATAAACAAGTTTGCAGTGAATATGGGAGGAAATTCTCTCATACTTAAAAATTTTGTGAAGTGTCACAAGGTCAAATTTTCAACAGTCAGTATAGGATAAATTCATTATTACTTCTTTCAAT is a genomic window containing:
- the LOC138064289 gene encoding NADH dehydrogenase [ubiquinone] 1 alpha subcomplex assembly factor 2-like — protein: MSRPWRALRALRLRLLGPEKELVGTDQFGNKYYRVPKHETRAGQTIPERRFVEAVNPQVYQYEMGDFPTEWEAWIRKKRNDPPTIEEILKNENYREEMKQKIRDVSEKDKLLQAKEYKEGLVAEPVHTHVKGHASAPYYGKKEPSQDPSSTASTFQPGSWMPPGSSSSHNK